One genomic region from Flagellimonas oceani encodes:
- a CDS encoding glycoside hydrolase family 43 protein, with product MEKIKQNLKRITAILLLAAVAGLYSFSVDDEITGPKPKKANNIPVFTKVVYEGNDQVYLDNPLQDNEFYTPILQGCYPDPAITRKGDDYYLVCSSFAMFPGVPIFHSNDLVNWTQLGHVLDRTSQLDVHDTGISQGVYAPGITYNPNNDTFYMIVTAFAGGLGNIVVKTKDPKQGWSDPIKLNFGGIDPSIFFDEDGKGYIVHNDAPDKGKELYSGHRVIKIWEYDVEKDQVVEGTDKIIVDGGVDISEKPIWIEAPHIYKKNGSYYLMCAEGGTGGWHSEVVFKSDSPKGPYVPAPSNPILTQRYFPKDRKNKVDWAGHADLVQGPDDEYYGVFLAVRPNEENRVNTGRETFILPVDWSGEYPVFENGLVPLEPKLEMPEGVTNRTGKNGYLPNGNFTYTEDFSEENLDYRWIGLRGPREAFMEQTKKGVEITPFETNIKEVKPTSTLFYRQQHNTFSFTTTMEYRPKSENDLAGVVALQNEGSNYVFGITKKGKDYYMVLEKNKWPNRRGEIISEVLASEKIDYDGELELQIKANGDKYEFAYSNDGSTFKTVGGVVSGDILSTDVAGGFTGCLLGLYATSANDIVPE from the coding sequence ATGGAAAAAATCAAACAAAACCTCAAAAGAATCACGGCCATTTTGCTATTGGCCGCAGTAGCGGGATTGTACTCCTTTTCGGTGGACGATGAAATTACAGGCCCAAAACCCAAGAAAGCAAACAACATCCCTGTATTCACCAAAGTGGTGTATGAGGGTAACGACCAAGTTTACTTGGACAACCCTTTACAGGATAACGAGTTCTATACTCCAATTTTACAGGGATGTTACCCGGACCCTGCCATTACAAGAAAGGGAGATGACTACTATTTGGTATGTTCCTCCTTTGCCATGTTTCCCGGGGTTCCGATTTTCCATTCCAACGATTTGGTCAATTGGACTCAGTTGGGGCATGTTCTTGATAGAACCTCTCAATTGGACGTTCACGATACAGGAATAAGTCAGGGCGTTTATGCACCGGGAATCACTTACAACCCAAATAACGATACTTTTTACATGATCGTTACCGCCTTTGCAGGTGGACTGGGCAATATTGTGGTGAAGACCAAAGACCCAAAACAGGGCTGGAGCGATCCGATTAAACTGAATTTTGGGGGCATTGACCCGTCCATATTTTTTGATGAAGACGGCAAAGGGTACATTGTTCACAACGACGCCCCGGATAAGGGCAAGGAACTGTACAGCGGACATAGGGTCATCAAAATTTGGGAGTACGATGTAGAAAAAGACCAAGTTGTTGAAGGGACCGACAAGATTATTGTGGATGGAGGCGTTGATATTTCCGAAAAGCCTATCTGGATTGAAGCACCGCACATTTATAAAAAGAATGGCAGTTACTACCTTATGTGTGCTGAAGGCGGTACCGGGGGATGGCATAGTGAGGTTGTATTTAAGAGCGATAGCCCAAAAGGTCCCTATGTTCCTGCACCCAGTAATCCAATATTGACACAGCGGTATTTTCCTAAGGACAGAAAGAACAAAGTGGATTGGGCAGGTCATGCCGACTTGGTCCAAGGACCGGACGATGAATATTATGGAGTGTTTTTGGCTGTACGACCCAATGAAGAAAATAGAGTGAATACGGGTCGTGAAACCTTTATTTTACCTGTGGATTGGTCCGGGGAATATCCTGTTTTTGAAAATGGTCTGGTTCCCTTGGAACCTAAACTTGAAATGCCCGAAGGTGTGACCAACAGAACTGGGAAGAACGGTTATCTGCCGAATGGAAATTTCACCTATACGGAAGATTTCAGTGAAGAAAATCTGGACTACCGATGGATAGGACTTCGGGGACCGCGGGAAGCCTTTATGGAGCAGACCAAAAAAGGTGTGGAAATTACCCCTTTCGAAACCAATATTAAGGAAGTAAAGCCCACCTCTACTTTGTTCTACAGACAACAGCATAATACTTTTTCTTTTACCACTACGATGGAATACAGACCCAAATCGGAAAACGATTTGGCCGGTGTGGTCGCCCTTCAGAACGAAGGTTCAAACTATGTTTTCGGAATCACCAAGAAAGGTAAGGACTATTATATGGTTCTGGAAAAGAACAAGTGGCCTAACAGGAGGGGAGAAATCATATCCGAAGTATTGGCTAGTGAAAAAATAGATTACGATGGCGAACTGGAACTTCAAATAAAAGCCAATGGAGATAAGTATGAATTTGCATATTCCAATGACGGTTCCACATTTAAGACAGTGGGAGGAGTGGTCTCTGGAGATATTCTATCAACTGATGTGGCAGGAGGTTTTACAGGATGTCTTTTGGGATTATATGCCACCTCGGCTAACGATATCGTTCCTGAATAA
- a CDS encoding alpha-L-arabinofuranosidase C-terminal domain-containing protein, with amino-acid sequence MNVKILDYRTFVILAFVLISTGCFVHAQVPKGGKEISDELLGLFFEDINYAADGGIYAEMVQNRSFEYDPTEQQGWNPFSFWEYMEPGYSYGKISVETSNPVHKNNPHYVVVDAEFIGNYEEHEGKSGVGVKNLGFDGMVVKEGDTYNFSVFLKQLSESPITLDIGLQGTDGTVLAENKIQSTAKNWEKYTTTLVPSQSRDTTHLVILATTKGKFAMDVVSLFPEKTFKNRPNGLRADMAQLLADMEPKFVRFPGGCLVHGDGLHNMYRWKNTIGPIEQRVEQRNIWGYHQTAGLGYFEYFQFCEDIGAKPVPVVPAGVSCQNSGGTWRIGGKGQRALPMDEMDEYIQEVLDLIEWANGPATSKWGSKRAAAGHPEPFNLEYVGIGNEDKMTPEFKERFTMLYEAVKEKHPEITVIGTVGPFLEGEDFDKGWELSNKLRLPMVDEHYYIEPDWYLGNQERYDAYDRKKAQVYLGEYASWGNKLYNAIAEAVHLTAIERNGDVVRMASYAPLLAKKGHTQWSTDMVFFDNTTLCPTPNFYVQKLFMKNSGDHYYENVVKFSKKDTTLAASTVMDSKTGDVILKMVNAGKVPKNMEVNLSKFKNRGGNAKLTVLTGDPEAENTIEDPGNVVPVTKAYSVDKNFTYSAPAMSLSVIRIRTKT; translated from the coding sequence ATGAATGTAAAGATTCTAGATTACCGAACCTTTGTTATACTGGCATTTGTCCTCATTTCAACAGGTTGTTTTGTACATGCCCAAGTACCAAAAGGGGGCAAAGAGATCAGTGATGAATTATTGGGTCTCTTTTTTGAGGACATCAACTATGCCGCAGATGGTGGCATATATGCCGAAATGGTTCAAAATAGATCCTTTGAATATGATCCCACCGAACAACAGGGATGGAATCCGTTTTCGTTTTGGGAATACATGGAACCCGGATATTCCTATGGAAAAATCAGTGTGGAGACCTCAAACCCCGTTCATAAAAACAACCCACATTATGTTGTCGTTGATGCTGAATTTATCGGCAATTATGAAGAACACGAAGGAAAGTCTGGTGTAGGGGTCAAAAATTTGGGCTTCGATGGAATGGTGGTCAAGGAAGGCGATACCTATAATTTCTCTGTGTTTCTAAAACAATTGAGTGAAAGCCCTATAACCTTGGACATTGGTTTGCAAGGCACAGATGGTACTGTTTTGGCGGAAAACAAAATACAGAGCACAGCCAAAAATTGGGAAAAATACACTACAACTTTGGTGCCTTCACAAAGCAGGGACACCACCCACCTGGTCATCTTGGCCACGACCAAAGGCAAATTTGCCATGGATGTGGTTTCACTTTTCCCTGAGAAAACCTTTAAGAACCGTCCCAACGGATTAAGGGCGGATATGGCCCAGCTTTTAGCGGATATGGAGCCCAAGTTCGTTCGTTTTCCGGGCGGGTGTCTGGTGCACGGAGACGGTTTGCACAATATGTACCGGTGGAAAAATACCATTGGGCCCATTGAACAGCGCGTGGAACAGCGCAATATCTGGGGGTATCACCAAACGGCAGGTTTGGGATATTTTGAATATTTCCAGTTCTGTGAGGATATCGGGGCAAAACCTGTACCCGTGGTACCCGCTGGGGTGAGTTGCCAGAATTCGGGAGGTACGTGGAGAATTGGAGGAAAAGGGCAACGGGCACTTCCCATGGACGAGATGGATGAATATATTCAGGAAGTATTGGATTTGATTGAATGGGCCAATGGGCCCGCTACATCAAAATGGGGCAGTAAAAGAGCGGCCGCAGGTCACCCGGAACCCTTCAACCTGGAATATGTGGGCATTGGAAATGAAGACAAAATGACCCCAGAATTTAAGGAACGGTTTACCATGCTCTACGAAGCGGTAAAAGAAAAACATCCAGAAATCACGGTCATTGGGACCGTTGGCCCATTTTTGGAAGGGGAGGATTTTGACAAGGGATGGGAACTAAGCAACAAATTAAGGCTTCCCATGGTGGATGAACACTATTATATTGAGCCGGATTGGTATTTGGGCAACCAAGAACGGTATGATGCATACGATCGAAAAAAAGCCCAAGTGTATTTGGGGGAATATGCCTCATGGGGCAACAAACTCTATAATGCCATAGCAGAAGCGGTCCATTTAACAGCCATTGAAAGAAATGGGGATGTGGTCAGAATGGCCTCCTACGCGCCGTTACTGGCCAAAAAAGGACATACCCAATGGTCAACCGATATGGTGTTTTTTGATAATACCACGTTGTGCCCAACCCCAAATTTTTATGTACAAAAGCTTTTCATGAAAAATAGCGGTGATCACTACTATGAAAATGTGGTCAAATTTTCTAAGAAGGATACCACATTGGCGGCTTCTACGGTGATGGATAGCAAGACAGGAGATGTGATACTAAAAATGGTCAATGCGGGAAAAGTGCCAAAAAACATGGAGGTAAACCTTTCCAAATTTAAAAATAGGGGAGGCAATGCAAAATTGACTGTGCTTACAGGAGACCCTGAGGCTGAAAACACTATTGAAGATCCTGGCAATGTTGTTCCGGTCACTAAGGCGTACAGTGTGGACAAGAATTTTACATATTCAGCACCTGCAATGTCATTGAGCGTCATCAGAATAAGGACAAAGACATAA
- a CDS encoding glycoside hydrolase family 127 protein — protein MSKTMKAKIPVLLVCTVVCLQFGQAQEKLYPNEFSLGDVELLDGPFKDARDLNIEVLLKYDPDRLLAPYRKEAGLEPKAPAYPNWEGLDGHVGGHYLSAMAMNYASTGNMECKRRMDHIVAELKKCQDANTKNNQEWGKGYAGGFPNSAKLWSSFKKGDFKVYFSSWAPWYNLHKMYAGLRDAYIYGDNVMAKEIFLKFCDWGIELTDGLNEEQMQRMLDMEHGGINESYADAYQISGDEKYLKAAKRFSHKQVLDPLSQGIDNLDNKHANTQIPKFIGFDRIAELDDADKFEAASTYFWETVVNNRSLAFGGNSRKEHFPSVASSIDYVTEDDGPESCNSYNMLKLTEGLFRKFPNAKYADYYEKTLYNHILSTQHPEHGGYVYFTSARPRHYRVYSAPNEAMWCCVGTGMENHGKYNQFIYSHNQDALYVNLFISSELDWKEKGIKLKQETDFPNGETTRLTFTEGDANFELLIRYPGWVAKEAFKIRINGEEYEHAAIPSSYIPIARTWKKGDEVEISLPMKNHIERLPNIPQYVAFFHGPILLGAKTGTEDLKGLIADDSRFGQYAGGERLPLDQAPILIEDDLRTIADKLIPVQGKPLHHKLDVKMVNLQELELEPFYQIHDARYMMYWLTLSESGYKGYLDSLSNMEKKKIELERRTVDHVATGEQQPESDHYMEEAKSNSGNSHDDFWREARDEGYFSYKMATGSESNLNLLVRYWGFEWGQRKFDIYVDDEKLATVDNTKKYNISQFKQEMYPVPESLLEGKEFVRVKFIAHPNSTVSAVYDVRLVRPN, from the coding sequence ATGAGTAAGACAATGAAAGCCAAAATACCCGTATTGCTAGTTTGCACAGTTGTTTGTCTACAATTTGGACAGGCCCAGGAAAAACTGTATCCAAATGAGTTTTCACTTGGCGATGTTGAACTGCTGGATGGTCCGTTCAAAGATGCCCGAGATTTGAACATTGAAGTACTCCTTAAATATGACCCGGACAGATTGTTGGCCCCCTATCGTAAAGAGGCCGGATTGGAACCCAAAGCCCCTGCTTATCCCAACTGGGAAGGATTGGATGGTCACGTTGGTGGACATTACCTGTCCGCTATGGCCATGAACTATGCATCCACAGGAAATATGGAGTGTAAACGACGCATGGATCATATAGTCGCCGAATTGAAAAAATGTCAAGATGCGAATACCAAGAACAATCAAGAATGGGGAAAAGGCTATGCGGGAGGATTTCCGAACAGTGCAAAACTTTGGTCATCCTTTAAAAAGGGAGATTTCAAAGTGTATTTTTCCTCATGGGCACCCTGGTATAACCTACATAAAATGTATGCAGGCCTTAGAGATGCCTACATATACGGGGACAATGTTATGGCCAAGGAAATTTTCCTGAAATTTTGTGATTGGGGGATAGAACTGACCGATGGACTCAATGAGGAACAGATGCAACGCATGCTGGACATGGAGCATGGGGGCATTAATGAGAGTTATGCCGATGCCTATCAAATTTCGGGAGATGAGAAATATTTGAAAGCTGCCAAACGATTTTCCCACAAACAGGTTTTGGACCCGCTCTCACAAGGAATAGACAACCTCGACAATAAGCATGCAAACACCCAAATTCCCAAATTCATTGGTTTTGACCGAATCGCGGAATTGGACGATGCCGATAAGTTCGAAGCCGCCAGCACCTATTTTTGGGAGACAGTGGTGAACAATAGGAGTTTGGCCTTTGGGGGAAACAGCAGAAAGGAGCACTTTCCGAGCGTGGCATCCAGTATAGATTATGTGACCGAGGATGATGGGCCTGAATCCTGCAACTCCTACAACATGCTCAAGTTGACCGAAGGATTGTTCCGTAAGTTTCCCAACGCGAAATACGCGGATTATTACGAGAAAACGCTGTATAATCATATTTTATCAACACAACATCCAGAGCATGGAGGTTACGTGTATTTTACCTCGGCTCGACCAAGACATTACCGAGTATATTCGGCGCCCAACGAAGCGATGTGGTGCTGTGTGGGCACAGGAATGGAAAACCACGGCAAATACAACCAGTTTATTTATTCCCACAATCAAGATGCACTATATGTCAATTTGTTTATCTCGTCTGAATTGGATTGGAAGGAAAAAGGAATCAAGCTAAAACAGGAAACGGATTTTCCAAACGGTGAGACGACGAGATTGACTTTTACCGAAGGGGATGCAAACTTCGAACTGTTGATTCGTTACCCCGGTTGGGTCGCCAAAGAAGCTTTCAAAATAAGAATTAATGGGGAGGAGTACGAGCATGCCGCCATACCATCTTCCTATATTCCGATAGCAAGAACATGGAAAAAGGGTGATGAGGTCGAAATTTCGCTTCCCATGAAAAACCATATCGAACGTTTGCCCAATATTCCCCAATACGTGGCATTTTTTCATGGCCCCATTTTATTGGGTGCCAAAACAGGAACCGAAGACCTAAAGGGTCTTATTGCAGATGATAGCCGTTTTGGACAATATGCCGGAGGAGAACGCTTGCCATTGGATCAAGCTCCCATTCTTATTGAAGATGATTTAAGAACCATTGCGGACAAACTAATTCCTGTACAAGGAAAGCCCCTTCACCATAAGCTGGATGTAAAAATGGTCAATCTCCAAGAACTTGAATTGGAGCCTTTTTATCAAATTCATGATGCCCGATATATGATGTATTGGCTGACGCTATCTGAATCTGGATACAAGGGATATTTAGATTCATTGTCCAATATGGAGAAGAAGAAAATTGAATTGGAGAGAAGGACGGTCGACCATGTGGCCACAGGAGAGCAACAGCCAGAATCCGATCACTATATGGAAGAGGCCAAATCCAATTCAGGTAATTCGCATGATGATTTTTGGCGCGAGGCAAGGGACGAAGGATACTTCAGTTATAAAATGGCCACAGGTTCAGAATCCAATCTGAATCTGTTGGTACGCTACTGGGGATTTGAATGGGGCCAACGCAAGTTCGACATCTATGTTGATGATGAAAAGTTGGCAACGGTGGACAATACCAAAAAATACAACATCAGTCAATTCAAGCAAGAGATGTACCCCGTGCCTGAGTCACTTTTAGAAGGAAAAGAATTTGTCCGTGTGAAATTTATAGCACACCCCAACAGTACGGTCAGCGCAGTGTACGACGTACGTTTGGTAAGACCCAATTAA
- a CDS encoding carboxylesterase/lipase family protein: MKQIIITVIMASIVFACSEKKEDDTPGVVNTKYGKVQGTVEDGLTVFKGVPFAAPPVGDLRWKAPQPPTSWDGVKETTKFAPAPVQGNDQKGNSEDCLYLNIWTPATSSGEKIPVLVWIYGGGFSFGATSEPVYDGAALAKKGVVLVSIAYRVGQLGFLAHPELSKESPDKVSGNYGIQDQIAGLKWVKENIAAFGGDPDKITIFGESAGGISVSMLCASPLANGLFQGAISQSGGSFGPSRPVTFPGENMKTLSMAEKEGVAYAENAGASSLQELRKLPADKLPLGMGMGGAWPIIDGYVIPDDQFKLYEKGDYNDVPVLIGYNSDEGASFTREKDVQSFVSNVEKRYGKYAKDLLEAYPVGENTIPKTARDLARDAAFGWHTWSWARLQSRTGDSKVYLYYFDQHPEYPEDSPKYGYGSPHAQEVPYVFQNLDQNNPDLSTSDSAISEAMGTYWTNFAKYGDPNGENVPEWPAFSEENPKVMYFEQSPHLGPVPSEASLKVLDNYFEWRRSPEGKEWVNEME, encoded by the coding sequence ATGAAGCAAATTATAATCACGGTAATAATGGCATCGATAGTTTTTGCCTGTAGTGAGAAAAAGGAAGACGACACTCCGGGAGTGGTCAATACCAAATACGGAAAGGTACAGGGGACCGTTGAAGATGGACTTACGGTTTTTAAAGGTGTTCCTTTTGCAGCACCTCCCGTAGGCGATTTGAGATGGAAGGCACCACAGCCCCCAACATCTTGGGACGGTGTAAAAGAAACTACAAAATTTGCTCCCGCTCCCGTTCAAGGGAATGATCAGAAGGGCAATAGCGAAGACTGTCTTTACCTTAACATATGGACACCAGCTACTTCCTCAGGGGAAAAAATCCCGGTTCTGGTCTGGATCTATGGGGGTGGCTTCAGTTTTGGAGCCACATCAGAACCTGTTTACGATGGTGCGGCCTTGGCCAAAAAAGGAGTTGTGTTGGTCAGTATTGCCTACCGTGTAGGGCAGCTGGGCTTTTTGGCACATCCAGAGCTCAGTAAGGAGAGTCCCGACAAGGTATCGGGAAACTATGGAATACAAGACCAGATCGCAGGCCTAAAATGGGTCAAAGAAAATATTGCTGCCTTTGGTGGTGACCCAGATAAGATTACCATTTTCGGAGAATCAGCAGGAGGTATTTCGGTAAGCATGCTCTGTGCTTCCCCATTGGCCAATGGTCTTTTTCAAGGGGCGATTTCCCAAAGTGGCGGTTCCTTTGGGCCTTCTCGACCGGTTACGTTTCCTGGGGAGAATATGAAAACACTCTCCATGGCCGAAAAAGAAGGGGTTGCCTATGCTGAAAATGCCGGAGCATCATCTTTGCAGGAACTTAGAAAATTACCTGCGGACAAACTCCCTCTCGGTATGGGCATGGGCGGTGCTTGGCCCATCATCGATGGATATGTCATCCCAGATGATCAGTTCAAACTATATGAAAAAGGGGATTACAACGATGTACCCGTTCTTATAGGCTACAACTCCGACGAAGGAGCAAGTTTTACTCGGGAAAAGGACGTTCAAAGTTTTGTTTCAAACGTAGAGAAGCGCTATGGAAAGTATGCAAAGGATTTATTGGAAGCCTATCCTGTCGGTGAAAATACCATTCCTAAAACAGCCCGTGATTTGGCCCGCGATGCCGCTTTTGGATGGCATACCTGGAGTTGGGCACGCCTTCAATCCAGGACAGGGGACTCAAAGGTGTACCTGTATTATTTTGATCAACATCCTGAATATCCGGAAGATTCACCCAAATATGGATACGGCTCCCCACATGCACAAGAAGTCCCTTATGTCTTTCAAAACCTAGATCAAAACAATCCAGATTTGTCCACATCTGACAGTGCTATATCCGAAGCTATGGGCACCTATTGGACAAATTTTGCCAAATATGGAGACCCGAACGGAGAGAATGTACCTGAGTGGCCTGCCTTTTCTGAGGAAAATCCCAAAGTGATGTATTTTGAACAAAGCCCCCATTTGGGTCCAGTTCCGAGTGAGGCATCATTAAAGGTGCTTGACAATTATTTTGAATGGCGTAGAAGTCCCGAAGGGAAAGAGTGGGTAAATGAGATGGAATAA
- a CDS encoding glycoside hydrolase 43 family protein has translation MRKAHLFVQITILLFFGFSGQSQMKKATNPIIFADVPDASMVRVGDNYYMSSTTMHMSPGVPIMKSTDLVNWKIVNYAYDRLGEVDALNLENGKNAYGRGSWASCIRYHNGTFYVFTFAATTGKTYVYSTNDIENGTWKVQTFEPSYHDLTVFFDDDGKIYMIWGNGKLMMAELKADFSGIKEETKKVLLENASAPAGENIMLGAEGSQLFKVNGKYYLFNITWPQGGMRTVLIYRSDKITGPYEGKVALQDRGIAQGGLIDTPDGRWFSYLFRDYGSVGRIPYLLPVAWEDGWPVLGVDGKVPDTLDLPSGKGWIPGIVNSDEFKRKKTDRELPLVWQWNHNPVDSLWSLSHRKGFLRLITGRTDNSLVETRNTLTQRTIGPVCEGTIAMDISNMNEGDKAGLALLQKNYGWAGVANVKGNKKIVMVLGNNEGEKIMEELPIDQKTVYLKAACDFTDLKDVASFYYSLDNKEWKKIGSELQMSYTLPHFMGYRFGLFNYATKNPGGYVDFDFFRIKDELTVSLD, from the coding sequence ATGAGAAAAGCACATCTTTTTGTTCAAATAACGATTTTGCTGTTTTTTGGTTTTTCGGGACAGTCCCAAATGAAGAAGGCCACCAACCCCATTATTTTTGCCGATGTACCCGATGCCTCTATGGTCCGAGTGGGCGACAATTACTACATGAGCAGCACCACAATGCATATGAGCCCGGGAGTGCCCATCATGAAATCAACGGACCTGGTCAATTGGAAGATTGTCAATTATGCCTATGACCGATTGGGCGAAGTGGATGCCCTTAATTTGGAAAATGGCAAAAATGCCTATGGCAGGGGGTCATGGGCCAGTTGTATTCGTTATCACAACGGAACATTCTATGTATTTACATTTGCCGCGACCACTGGAAAAACATATGTCTATTCCACAAACGATATTGAAAATGGAACGTGGAAGGTACAGACCTTTGAGCCATCTTACCATGACCTGACCGTTTTTTTTGATGACGATGGAAAAATTTATATGATTTGGGGCAATGGTAAATTAATGATGGCCGAACTCAAAGCTGATTTTTCGGGTATCAAGGAAGAAACCAAAAAGGTATTGTTGGAAAATGCCAGCGCCCCGGCAGGAGAGAATATCATGTTGGGAGCAGAAGGATCACAACTTTTTAAGGTCAACGGCAAATATTACCTTTTCAACATCACATGGCCCCAAGGTGGGATGCGAACCGTACTTATTTACCGTTCCGATAAGATCACAGGACCCTACGAAGGTAAAGTAGCATTGCAAGATAGGGGCATCGCCCAGGGAGGACTCATTGATACACCTGACGGAAGATGGTTCTCCTATTTGTTCAGGGATTATGGATCTGTTGGAAGAATCCCCTACCTACTGCCCGTTGCCTGGGAAGATGGCTGGCCCGTTTTAGGAGTTGATGGAAAAGTGCCCGATACGTTGGACCTTCCATCTGGTAAAGGTTGGATCCCTGGAATTGTAAACTCCGATGAGTTCAAAAGAAAAAAGACAGATAGGGAGCTGCCACTGGTCTGGCAGTGGAACCACAATCCGGTAGACAGTCTATGGTCACTTTCCCACCGAAAAGGGTTTCTTAGGTTGATTACAGGGCGTACGGACAACTCATTGGTTGAAACCAGGAACACCCTTACGCAGCGTACCATTGGTCCTGTATGCGAAGGGACTATTGCTATGGACATTTCCAATATGAATGAGGGAGACAAAGCTGGTTTGGCTCTTTTACAAAAAAACTATGGCTGGGCAGGTGTTGCCAATGTAAAAGGGAACAAGAAAATCGTAATGGTTTTAGGGAACAACGAAGGTGAAAAAATCATGGAGGAATTACCGATAGATCAAAAAACAGTCTACTTAAAGGCCGCTTGTGATTTTACGGACCTGAAGGACGTGGCTTCGTTCTATTATAGTCTGGACAATAAGGAGTGGAAGAAAATAGGATCGGAATTGCAAATGTCCTATACCCTGCCGCATTTTATGGGTTATCGTTTTGGGCTTTTCAATTATGCGACCAAAAATCCAGGAGGGTATGTAGATTTTGATTTCTTCAGAATAAAAGATGAACTGACGGTAAGTTTGGACTAG